The Lathyrus oleraceus cultivar Zhongwan6 chromosome 5, CAAS_Psat_ZW6_1.0, whole genome shotgun sequence genome includes the window TCGTGGCAAAGAGTAAATCCTTCATATTGTGGCCAATTTTCCTCATGGGGAAGTCCTAGGAAACTCTCCGTATAGACCTTGAAGACGTTATGATTTTTAAAGACGCCTGGAATGTGAATGGAGTAGTCCTGGCGTATGCTCGAACATGCTGCGATTACATGGGAGCAAGGTAAGTGAAATGCCTGAAATTTCCCACAGTCACAGTGTTGTTTCCTCATATCAACGTTAAATGTTTCGGTTGGTCGACCGTCGTTATGATTAATCTTCTCTTGGACCATGAAATAAAATCTCTCGCGATCGAACTGCATGACGTTGTGCGTGTTAGCTTTGATGACTTCCTCGGTCATCCCCTTGTTGCAGTTATCAGTGAAAACCTGCCCAGAGGCTAACATTTTTGTCCATTGATGGCCTCTTCTACCAAATAGTGATCCTAATCGATAGTACGTAGATTTGACCAATGCGGTGATTGGAAGGTTTCGGGTTTCTTTTAGCACTGAGTTCATTGCTTCTGCTAGGTTAGTTGTCATGTGACCCCAGTGTTGccctccgtcaaatgcccttgcTCACTTCTCCTGAGGGTTGTTGTCTATCCATGATAAAGCGTCGTTGTTTGTTCTTCGGATTTCCCCCTGATAGTAGTTAAATTTTGCCTCTATTAACGCATAACCCATGTTAACAATTATTTTGCGCAGATCCTTGTCTTTAATCTCACGCATGAAGTTTTGCGCGATGAGTCTAATGCAATAGACGTGTGATGATGGAGGATACTGCCATCCATTTTCCGGATTGTTATATGCACTCTTTATCGATTCATGCTTATCTGATATTAGACACTGATTTGCTTGGGGGGTAACGTGTATTCTTAAAttcttaagaaagaaactccaagCTTCCTTGGTCTCACTTTCAACCAATGCGAACGCTATCGGAAATATGTTCTCGTTCCCATCCTGTGCCACATCCATCAATAGAGTCCTTCTGTACTTGCCATACAACCATGTTCCATCAACCTGCACAATAGGTTTACAATATGCGAAACCACGTATACATGGTCGAAACGCCCAAAACAGACGATGAAATATCCTTTGGTCACCCAAGTATGAACCATCACTTGAAATCACAGATAAGGATTGTAATTCTATAATGGTACCTGGTAGATATGTTTTCATTACCAGTATCCACTGCGACAGATCGTTGTAAGATGTCTCCCAATTTCCATACAGCGACTCAATTGCCTTACACTTTGCAATCCATGCCTTTTTATAGGATATGATATACCTGTATTTCTCAGCAACATGAGTGATGATAACCTTCACCTTAAGATAAGCGTCCCGATTTATAAGCTCCATTATGCTCTTACTAATCATTTCTGAACTGAGTTTTGTATGGTCTTATGACATGGAAGTGGTTGTGCACGTATGAGGCCCACCAGACTTACCAACTCTCCACCTTGAGTTGCCCTTACGCAAAGAGACCCTGCATTTGAAATTGCATGTTGAATTTCTACATTTGATGATAAAACGTACATTGTCAGATTTAACCACAGAAAAATCTAGACTATGTTTTATATGCCATTGTTGCAACGCCAGAACACACTCTTCCTTATTTTCATACTCGATGCCCTCCTCTATTTCGTCAGCATTGTGAGTTGGTATGAAACTTCCGAAAACGGAGATTAGTTCAGCATCATCCAAACTTATGTTTTGCATGTGCACAGGTGGGTTGTACAAACTAATTGGTTGCACTCTTAGTGCAACGGTCGGTGTATCGAAGATGTCTTCATTGCCATCATCATCGCTAACACCAAATAGATCTTCAAATCTAACCTCCTCAAGATCATCCTCACTATTCTCGCCTACCTCTTCATTTGGTATGAAAGGTTCATTATTTTGAGTCGGTTCTTCGTCAATGGCTTGACTCATTCTGTAATCGTGTGACTGTACAGATTGTGTTGGATAACAGAGATTTTCATTGTGAGTCGGTTGTTCTTCAACATTTTCATTGTGACTCGGTTGTTCTTCAAGATTTTCGACTAGACGAACATATATCTCAATGGTGGGTAATTGAGATAATGTTATATGACATTGAAACATCGACTTGACATCTTCATCGGTCTCAATGGGTGTCATTATGTAAAAGACGGTATTATCATCTCCATTAAATAATGGATGGCgataaatggtgtcttcaacaTAACTTTGTAACTTTTTTTTCAATACGGTCTTTTAAATGATGGAAGTCGGAGTTGATGTGGATTTTGAACATATGCAAATTCGTATTGCAAAATGAGAATCCCTCATTTGCATCTGTGAAAAGGGACCCTTCGGAATGGATAGACACAATTAAGTTTCTTTGAGCCATGGATGTggaatatttgatttgatttagGAGATATGAATGTAGAATATTTGGTTTGATGAAAATAAGTAAAGATGTAAATGTAGTAGATTTGGTTTGGTGAGAATGAATGAAGATGTTAATGCAATTTATAGTAAACCAAACCCTATACAAATCACATGCAGCTAGTCATTCAATTGGAAGAGAGAGAAAGCGTGAACCCTAGCCTTTACTAGCTCGCCCATTCATTGGACGAGCCATAACCCTAGAAGAAAAAACTCGTCATTCCATTGGAAGAGCCCATACATTACAAAGGTTAACTCGTCCATCAAAGGGACGAGTCTGCAAGCAGGCTTTTTGGCAGTGTGATTTCTCATCAGCGTGGGAATCTCTTGGTTGCAGGATTCCTTGCCAAAATATTTTGCATGCATTCCATTAATTGTCCAATCAACCATTACAATTCTAACCTATATACTTATTATTTTTTACTATTATAAATAATCCTTTCCTCTCCAATTCTTTCTCATCATCTTCCTACAATTTCTATTTCACAATTACTTACTCTCTTCAAATATTTATTCTCTACAAATATTCACTATCTTCAATTCCAAAATGTCTTTGTTATGGATGGGAGAATCACATTGTGGGACGGCGGTAAACATTGCCAAATACGTAAGTCTCTTTAAAATCTATTTCACAAATTCAATATGTAAATATCACATCAAATATTCATTACCATTTTTATTTGAATTTCAGCAAGACCGTAGGTTCCGGGTCCATTCGCATACATACATTCAACCAAGTGCGGTTATAATACTGTATTTGGAACTAGCTGGTTTTGCAAATGTGGCCAAGATTGCAAGTCTAAAAGTAGATTCTAAATTAATTGTTGCATTGTTAGATAGATGGAGACCCGAGACACATACCTTTCATTTACCAACGGGTGAATGTACTATCACACTAGAGGATGTGAGTATGTTACTCGGTCTCCGAATCAATGGTAAAGTTGTTAATGGTCCAACAAACGTAACCAATAATGTTTACATAAAGAATTTGGGCATCGAACCAACAGCTTCGGATAAAAATGGGGCTTCTGTCAAAATAGTTTGGTTAGAAGCAGTATTAACACAACTGAAAAATAACCCTAACCCGACCGAGGCAGAAAATATTCTTCATTCAAAAACTTATATTTTACTTTTAATTGCTACTTTTTTAATGCCAGATAAGAGTCACAATTTGTTGCATTCTTCTTGGTTACCTTTAGTAGGAGACCTAGAAAAATGTAATACATACAGTTGGGGTTCTGCTTGTCTGGCGACACTATATAGACATATGTGCAAGGCAACCCATAAAGGAGTCAAGAGCATAGGAGGGTGTGTTGTATTACTAACTGTATGGGCATTCACATGCATACCCTTGTTAGCCCCTGTTAGTAACGAGGTTCCATCACATCCTTATGCATTAAGGTAGCGAttttcatttaaatgcaatttATATTTCTCAAAATTATTTATACATCGCTTTAAggtatttttttttaatatgcaAGATGGTGCAAACGAGGTATGAATTACGGAAATAATCCTCGTCATCGTCTACGAGGGTACCGTGTTGCAATAGAACACATGGAAGAAAACGATGTAAGAATGATTAATTATAATATTCaacttatttaaatttattttatacattctaatagttatatttcttttaacagtttatttggaggccgTACATACAATATACAGTGCCTGATTATAGTGACAGCCGAGTTTGGAGTGCAACAACATATATGGTATGTTTCTTTACCGTTGAGATGCATCAGACGGATTGAGTCAAACTCCAATTTGGATTTGAACAACAAATACCGTCTCAGCCAAGATGTCTAAGTGAACACCATAACATGACTATGGTCCAAGCTTGAGCCACACATTGGCAAGATTTAAACAAAGAAGAGCTAAAAGAATGGAAAAGAAGAAGGCATTTGGTGTTACAAGGAAACTCGGTAATTGGTGAGTCTAAGTCGGGTAGAGAATACATGAATTGGTTTTTATCAATTCCTTTTATGCACGTTGCTCCAACACAGTTTTTGAATGATCCCCGTCAACGTGTAGCTTCTTCAATCCAACAAACAACATCACCCCCACAACAACATAACCAACCATCATCCTCAGCTCAACAAACTTACCAACACACCCAGACCACACAACAACACACAATTTATTCCACCTCAACCCAACACCATAATCCCTGCACTTCATTCCCTCAAACAAACTACTATTAcaaccaacaatatcaacaacaaaccaaCCTACGTCCACCCATACAATACACTCCAATTCCTCAACCCAACTTTGAATACTCAAATCCTCATTCTCAACCCCAAACATCTAACACCACATTCGCACAGCCCACTCCTACATACAACCCTGATGATGTCTATTATCCTCCTATCCAACACACCCAACCCAACACCTACGCACAACTCCCACATTCACTACCCAACTATGACCTCATTGATGATCATCTAATGAATATCCCTTCTTTTCGCATTCAAGATCTCGACAGTATGGATATGCCTCCAAACACATCACaactgtaagaacaaaaattgttctacaacagattccttgattttgatgataacaaaggatgaaaccaaaaatggcaccctaacgaaaagtttctaagtgtgcaggattctaaagaaagaaggaagaaatctgatgatgtcatcagatacaaaactagatcagatacaaattatcaaatgatcagaagcatctgaagtggagacacgttcaagaaagtctaactctgagcaaaacagcaatacattagtagcatctgaacaagaatacgctatagaagttctgactctgaacaacggttgtctaactccagaaattctcagcgctatctgaagaaatccatcagaactcaaaagagattaacatcagaagcaagatttcaagattctccagaaacacaaaatactctgagcatggaattgctaatcatgaaagagtaacgtttaagtcaagaaaagatttgcaaatggatttcctaattgagaaagagacgttaatctacaacttcaataaagaaaatactacttgtggtaagtagtcatttcaagaagaaaaagtcatcctgcagaagctatttatgtgatggcgtaacttcatctcaatatccaccagtttcaactactacctcactgatctatataaaggattgcaaatcaacattcagctACACTACatatacaaggaaaaattatactgaaacatcaacacaagaaaaccttcttgctctctaaatcttcacgaagcttttgcttataacgtgaatcactttgttcatactattgtaatatttgctttcctagaagcactctagattacataaatctttcattcattgtttgttgatttcctcaagtgacttagtgtagtctgtaaacttgagagggctaagagatttttctcttagacgttgtttgtaatctttcaagattagtggattaagtccttgttgaaggcgaaatcaccttggccgggtggactggagtagctttgtattataagcgaaccagtataaaatccttgtgtgattttctttttgaaaagcgcttatttttcaaaataattcaaaccccccctttcttgtttttctcttcttcaattggtatcagagctccggctctgttattgattttctaatcaaacacttaaccgtgtagagagatccagtacgagaaaaacaatggcccactcaaatgaaagagattcttacaatgctaagcctcctgttttttatggagagaaatttgattactggaaagatagaatcgaaagtttctttctgggttatgatgctgacctctgggacattgtcacagatggatatacacctccagtcttggaaaatggagctgaagttcccagaaacaagatgtcagaagatcagaaacgtatcttcaaaaatcatcacaaggccagaacaatacttctaaatgctatatcatacaacgaatatgaaaagatcaccaacagagagacagccaaagatatacttgactctctgaagatgacccatgaaggaaactcctaagtcaaggagacgaaggctctggcgcttatccagaaatatgaagccttcaaaatggaagatgatgaagctatagaggctatgttttccagatttcaaactcttattgcaggtcttaaagtgctagataaaggatacacaactgcagatcatgttaagaagatagtcagaagtctgccaaagaaatggagacctatggttactgctctgaagctgtcaaaggatctgaacaatatcagccttgaagaacttgttagttctctcagaagtcatgagatagaactagaggaggatgaacctcagaaaaggaacaagtccgtagcgctaaagtccagatctgaaagacggaaacctgacagaaccaaagctctccaggcagaaactgaagatactgacgactctgaacctgaagactctgatgatgaagaagagttgtccctactaaccagaagagttaagcaactctggaaaaagaggaacaacaacttcagaagaccaagacccagaggggatcgatcagagtcaacttcaaaaggtaaagctaacaaagatattacctgttatgaatgtaaagaaacaggtcattacaggaatgaatgccctaAGCTAAAGAAggacaaccctagaaaagaaagcttcaagaaaaacatcttcagaacaaagaaaggactgttggctacctgggatgacagtgaatctggatcatcagaatctgactctgatgaacaggccaacgtagcacttatggctaccacatccagcagctcagacgaagaatctgaagaggtgttttctgaactttctcgatctgacttagaatcatgtttgtcagaaactcttacctcttatcagaaattaaaacaaaagtttaaaaacattaaaggctgtcttaaaacaaaatttgaagaatgtaatgaacttgagataacaattctagcacatgaagatacaatcagatctttaacgttagaaagagatggagcaaaaacaaaaagctcagaattagaagaagcgttgtctcaagcaccacaaacttcaaataaaattatttataaatatgaagaagcctttcaagaatttctgaagaatgggatagataggagtattatggcatccatgatttatggagtaagtcagaacaataaaaggggaattgggtatgatcctaaggaagataaaacttctacaagtgatcaaattaaatctcctttttcatatcactacacacacacacaagaacacaaatttaaaaatgctagaagacccaaagttataagaaactctgggaaaactaatctaaaaggacccaagagattctgggtaccgaaagataagattatctatgttgcagatatcctatgcagcaaagttcagacaccagtcatggtacctggactctggatgctcgcgacacatgacgggaagaaagtctatgttccaaagtctggaacttaaagacgctggatttgtaggcttcggaggagatcagaaaggaaggatcagaggctccggaactattggtaatggtactcttccctctatatctgatgttctttatgtagaaggattaatgcataacttgttatccataagtcaattaagtgataacggttatgatgtaatcttcaatcaaaaaacatgtaaagccattaatcagaacgatggctctgtccttttcacaggcaagaggaaaaacaacatttacaaaataaatctttctgatttaaaagatcaaaatgttaaatgtctaatgtcagttcacgaagagcaatgggtatggcatagacgcttgggacacattagcatgaggaaactttctcagctaactaaactcgagttagtcagaggcctacctaaactgaagttttcttcagatgctctgtgtgaagcttgtcagaaaggaaaattttcaaaaacatcttttaaaaagaaaaatgttgtttctacctctaagcctctggaacttcttcacattgacttatttggtcctgtgaaaacagcatcagttaatggaaagaagtatggactagtcattgttgatgattacagtcgctggacatgggtaaaattcctaaagcacaagagtgagtctcactctgtattcacaagtttctgttccaaagtgcaaaaagaatttgactctaaaattattagagtcagaagtgatcatggtggagaatttgaaaacaaagattttgaagaattatttgattctaatggaatatcccatgatttctcctgccctagaactccacaacaaaatggagttgtagagaggaagaataggacactccaagagatggccagaaccatgataTTTGAAccaaatgtagcaaagcacttttgggcagaagctgtaaatacagcgtgttacattcagaatagaatctctataagacctattctagaaaagactccctatgaactgtgtaaaggaagaaaaccaaacatttcatattttcatccttttggatgttcttgttttatattaaatactaaagaacatctgaacaagtttgattccaaagcacagaaaggtattatgttagg containing:
- the LOC127079058 gene encoding uncharacterized protein LOC127079058 — protein: MLASGQVFTDNCNKGMTEEVIKANTHNVMQFDRERFYFMVQEKINHNDGRPTETFNVDMRKQHCDCGKFQAFHLPCSHVIAACSSIRQDYSIHIPGVFKNHNVFKVYTESFLGLPHEENWPQYEGFTLCHDDSMRRRKKGHPNNTRIRTEMDDVEKEKRRRGICREIGHMRRKCPNVEGPSQRPSR
- the LOC127079059 gene encoding uncharacterized protein LOC127079059, yielding MTPIETDEDVKSMFQCHITLSQLPTIEIYVRLVENLEEQPSHNENVEEQPTHNENLCYPTQSVQSHDYRMSQAIDEEPTQNNEPFIPNEEVGENSEDDLEEVRFEDLFGVSDDDGNEDIFDTPTVALRVQPISLYNPPVHMQNISLDDAELISVFGSFIPTHNADEIEEGIEYENKEECVLALQQWHIKHSLDFSVVKSDNVKVIITHVAEKYRYIISYKKAWIAKCKAIESLYGNWETSYNDLSQWILVDGTWLYGKYRRTLLMDVAQDGNENIFPIAFALVESETKEAWSFFLKNLRIHVTPQANQCLISDKHESIKSAYNNPENGWQYPPSSHVYCIRLIAQNFMREIKDKDLRKIIVNMGYALIEAKFNYYQGEIRRTNNDALSWIDNNPQEK